The sequence below is a genomic window from Desulfobulbus oligotrophicus.
AGTGGCTGTCGGACTGGTACAGATCGGCCTTCAACTGATCGCTGACGGAAAAGAGGTTCAGCGTCAGCAGCACCTGAAAAGCCTGGAACAGGGCAATGGGCGAGCTGTTGATCTCGAAATCAAAGTTCTCGCGGAAGGCCTGCCGGGTGGCCTCATTGACCCAATAATCGAAAATGAGGGTGTCGTTGTCCTCGTCGAGATACCAGCAGGTGGCGCAGCGTTTCAGGCGAGGAATTATCTTATCACTGGTATTGTCACCGTCCAGCAGATGCACCAGATTGACGCGATACCGCTTAGTCTGGCTCTCGTCTTCGATAACGCTCAGGGCCGGGTGGTTTTTGACAATCTCTTCGATGGTCTCCCGCCTGTTCTCGTCCTGACTGCCGAAGGCGGGAATCCGGCTTTCGTCTACCTCGATGCTGCGCCGAATGATGATGCGGAACTCTTTGATCGCCTCAATTTTTACATCTTGGCCCAGGAACGCGATCGTATCGGCATCCTGAAGCAGCAAGTTGCAGAGCAGAATCGCCTGGCTGAAACCGCTGTCGAGGTAGACCAGCCGTGATTCCGGGCGGCCCGGATAGGGTAACTGCTGCTTCAGCGCTTGGTCATATTCGTCGAACTGGACAAAGCGCATCTTGAAAAACGGCAGACTGAGGATTTCGTTCTCACCGGAAGAGTAGCCCAGAACATATTCCGGCAGCAGTTGGCGGGCCAGGGTCTGGCTGATGGGCAGATCCACCGCACCTTCCTGCTCTGCATAGTTGAGGAGAAACCACTTGGGCGCTTCACCGGGTTGCTTGACGATGCGCACATGGGCCTGACCGTTGTGGCCCTTGGTCGTCAAGGCATCCTGCGGACGGATCAGATATTCGATCTCGAAACCGTCCGGAATGGCGGTTTCACTGCGAAATCCGCCGGGGTTGGTTTCTTCCTCAAAACGAAAACTGTCCGGCAGGTTTTCCAGATAGATGCACTCCAGGTGGTAGAAGATCGCCGCCAGCGCCTCCAGCAGGTTCGACTTGCCGCTGCCGTTCGGGCCGGCACAGACAAACGGAGCAAAGTCCTGCTCCTCCTGCAAGTTCCAGTCGTTGCGGAAGTGGTACTCAAAACCAGCTTGCAGGCTGCGAAAGCCCTTTGGGTCGGTGATTTTAAGTCTCAGCAGCTTCATTACAATCTCGATTTCCGACTTCGCAGAATCACTTGGTTGCCGAACTGCTTCTTTTCGTTGATGCTGATTATATTTCTGGTCTGCTTTATCTTACCCGATGCAATTTTTTTAAACACCCAGGCCTTGAGTTCGTCGTATTCCACCGCGCCCCAGTTCGGTGCATCGTCTTCCGACAGCTCCCACAGGCGCCCCCGGGCGGCATCCATAAAATCTTGCGCGGCAAAGGGTGCATTACCCAGTTGCTCCAGCCAGGCATTCAGCCACTTGCCCAGCAGGGATTTACGGCCTTCAATGGTTTGCAAGACGGTAAGTTCTTCGGGTGCAGGCAACTCGAACGATGGCTCCATGGGTTGTTTTTCCTCTACATCGATCTTTTCTTCTTCAAAAATATCAGGGGATTCCGCTGGCAGCACTACCCGCGACAGGTCCAACTCGCCCTTGAAGGCCTTCTGGCTCAGTGCGCCATAGAGGTTTTCCAGATCAGCCAAACTTTGCTGGTAGCGGGACTTGAGGGCCTCGACCTTTTCGACGATGGTTGCGAATCGATTTTGGAGGTCGAACGGCGGCTTGATCATTGTGATCTTTTCGAAGTCGCCTTTGGTCAAAATTTTCTTCATCCCCTTTGATGCATGACTTTGAACGTAGGCTTTGGAAATCTTGAACAAGCCGTACAAAAAGAGCGGATTGACATCCAGCTCTGGTTGGATGGCGTTGATTTGCTGGTTAAACGCAACTGTTCTGTCTGTCAGTGCTGCCCGCCCGATAGACTCAACGCTTCCGGCTATACAGGCCACCATAAGAGCACCCTTCGTTACAGTTCGCGCTTTGATTGACCCAGTTTCTGAGAGATATTCTACAGCCTGACTTATAAAAACAGAGTCAGCCGAAATATTGTCTGTCTTTATCCATTCAATGTATCGACTCGAATAGTTGGACGGGTCTTTTTTTGGAGGAGTATTTCCCGTCGAAATCTTGCCAAAATGCCTCAATTCCGGTTTGTCCCACCCCTTCTCATTCCGCACGGGGTCGCCGAACATCTCCAGAAAGACGCTTTTGAGCAGGTCGTCGAGTTGTTGTAGGTGTTGTTTGCGCTGGGCGATCAGCCCTTCCACCTTGCCGAGCAGATGAGCAATGCGCTTTTGGTCGTCGATTTCCTCAGGTATCGGAATTTCGTAGCCCTGAATCTCTCCGAGGCTGATGGCTGGATACGCTGGGTCTTTGATAAGGCTTGAAGGCGGGAATTGTTTGAGCGCAAGTCGAAGATAATCCCTATGAACGTTGTCTTTCGAAGTCAAGATGGCCAAGTGACTGACGACATAGGCAGAATTTTGCAAAATATAAATGCGATCCTTCGTCGCAGACATGCCGCTTTTCGCGAAAAGAATCGAGCCCTTAGGGTAGAGCTTCAGCTTTCGTTTTTTAGCCGTTTCTGCAGGCACCAGTTCAAGGTTGGACTCACTTTTACCGGCGAGCAAATCTTCCAGACTGCCAGCGCGAACGAAGGGAACGCCGCTATCGGAAAATTCATCCGGCTTAGGAGCACCTTGCCCTGCGGTGACGTTCGCAATTAAACTAAGCGGAACTTTTCTCATCCCACCATCCCCTTCAACTCCAGCAACTCCCGCACAATCCCGCTCTCAACTCCATCCAGCAACTTTCCGTGTTTTCCGTGCCTTCCGTGGTTAACAAACTCTTCCCCAAGCTCTGCCACCAGCAGCCGCTCCAATATCACC
It includes:
- a CDS encoding restriction endonuclease subunit S, coding for MRKVPLSLIANVTAGQGAPKPDEFSDSGVPFVRAGSLEDLLAGKSESNLELVPAETAKKRKLKLYPKGSILFAKSGMSATKDRIYILQNSAYVVSHLAILTSKDNVHRDYLRLALKQFPPSSLIKDPAYPAISLGEIQGYEIPIPEEIDDQKRIAHLLGKVEGLIAQRKQHLQQLDDLLKSVFLEMFGDPVRNEKGWDKPELRHFGKISTGNTPPKKDPSNYSSRYIEWIKTDNISADSVFISQAVEYLSETGSIKARTVTKGALMVACIAGSVESIGRAALTDRTVAFNQQINAIQPELDVNPLFLYGLFKISKAYVQSHASKGMKKILTKGDFEKITMIKPPFDLQNRFATIVEKVEALKSRYQQSLADLENLYGALSQKAFKGELDLSRVVLPAESPDIFEEEKIDVEEKQPMEPSFELPAPEELTVLQTIEGRKSLLGKWLNAWLEQLGNAPFAAQDFMDAARGRLWELSEDDAPNWGAVEYDELKAWVFKKIASGKIKQTRNIISINEKKQFGNQVILRSRKSRL
- a CDS encoding restriction system-associated AAA family ATPase, coding for MKLLRLKITDPKGFRSLQAGFEYHFRNDWNLQEEQDFAPFVCAGPNGSGKSNLLEALAAIFYHLECIYLENLPDSFRFEEETNPGGFRSETAIPDGFEIEYLIRPQDALTTKGHNGQAHVRIVKQPGEAPKWFLLNYAEQEGAVDLPISQTLARQLLPEYVLGYSSGENEILSLPFFKMRFVQFDEYDQALKQQLPYPGRPESRLVYLDSGFSQAILLCNLLLQDADTIAFLGQDVKIEAIKEFRIIIRRSIEVDESRIPAFGSQDENRRETIEEIVKNHPALSVIEDESQTKRYRVNLVHLLDGDNTSDKIIPRLKRCATCWYLDEDNDTLIFDYWVNEATRQAFRENFDFEINSSPIALFQAFQVLLTLNLFSVSDQLKADLYQSDSHYVSETVPTLASDERIMRFKLVKFRKTDVTESVMLKDLSDGEHQLLHTLGLCLLFKKTQSLFLLDEPETHFNPDWRANFVTRLHQSFGESKGQEMLVTTHTPFLISDSRPEKVLVFSKHEKTGEVSVKNPEYNTLGASINKITMATFGKRETIGGFAQDKLKKFRQDFEDGKDKEQLIAEINRQLGDSVEKVLLIKTILDSMEGRD